TCGGGCGTGATCTTGTCTTTATCAACACCCAGTTGTTCCGCCACGATGTCGGTGACACGTTCAAGCACAGTTGCCACAGTCTGAATCTCCTGTCAAAGGGGCGCCGAGCGGCTAGGGCGGGGGCGGGGCCTCCGCATCTAAAGCAGGGAAGGGGGTCGCTCGGGCGGTTGGTTTCGTATCCGTTCCGGTGGGCCTGAGGCCCTGGGCGGCTGGTGGGTTGGTTCAGGTGGTAGGGGCCCTGAAGAGCAGCGCAACAAAATAGATGATCTTCACAAGGGGGGTCAAGGCGTGCCGGCCGGCCGCTGCGGGCGACCGATGGCCTCGTGGGCCCTAGTGGGCGGTGGTTGCGGCTACCCCAGCTGGGTGTACGGCCCTCTCGGGGATTGGCCCCGCCGCCGGTCAGGCGGTCATTCCCCCGTCGATCGTCAGCACGTGGCCGTTGACGTAGGCGCCCGACTCGCTCGCCAGGTACAGCACGCCGTCGGCCACTTCCTCGGCGGCGCCGAGCCGCTGGAGCGGCACGTTCTGCTTGATCGCCTCCTGCAGCGCCTCGCCCAGCGTCTCGGTCATGTCCGAGGCGATGAACCCGGGGCAGATGGCGTTCACGGTGATCGGCCGCCGCTTGCTGGCCAGCTCCTTGGCCACCGTGCGGGTGAAGCCCACCACGCCCGCCTTCGAGGCGGAGTAGTTGGCCTGGCCCGGGTTGCCCATCAGGCCCGACACGCTGGAGATGTTGATGATCCGCCCGCGGCGGGTCCGCATCATCGCCTGCGACGCCGCCTTGGTGAACAGGAAGACCGACCGCAGGTTGGTCGAGATCACCGCGTCCCAGTCGTCGGCGGTCATGCGCGGCAGCAGGCCGTCTTTGGTGATGCCGGCGTTGTTGACCATGATGTCGAGCTGCCCCCACTCTTCGATCACCTTCTCGAAGAGGGCGGTGACGGCCGACTCGTCGGTCACGTCGCAGGGGAAGGCCTCGGCGGCGCCGCCGGCCGAGGTGATTTCCTCGACCGTCTCGGCCAGCTTGTCGGCGCTGCGGGCGATGCAGCCGACCTTGGCGCCCGCGGCGCCGAGCGCCAGGGCGATCGCTTTGCCGATGCCGCGCGAAGCGCCCGTGACGAGCGCCGTTTGGCCGCTCAGGTCGACTTGCACACGGCGGTTGGGCTGTTCTGACATCGGCAAGGTTCCTCGTGTCCGTGGGCTCGGGAAAGAGCGCTGATGGGTTGAACGGGGTCGGGGCCGGGGGGCGACCAAAGACAGGCGCCGAGGCCTCGGGCGGCCGTGGGGGGGGGCTAAGCCGGCACGCTCTCGCAGGGCGTTTTACGCTCGATCCGCTTGAGCAGCCCTCGGAGCACGCGCCCGGGGCCGATCTCGTAGAACGAACCGACGCCCATCTCGCCGGTGAGCCGCCGCATCGACGCCTCCCACAGCACCGGGCTGCAGACCTGGCGTACGAGCAGGTCGCGGATCTCGTCCGGGTCGTCGTGCACGCCGGCGTCGACGTTCGACACGACCGGCAGCCTGGGGGCCTTGAGCTCGACATCGGCCAGCACGGCCGAGAGCCGCTCGACGGCCGGTTGCATCAGTTCGGTGTGGAACGCCCCGGCCACGGCGAGCGGCACGACACGCATGGCGCCCGCTTCGTTGGCCAATTCGGCGACCCGTTCGCAGGCGCCGGTCGAACCCGACACGACGGTGTTGCCGGGGCAGAGCAGGTTGGCCACGCGGAGCGTCTCTCCGCCGGCCGCCTGCTCGCAGAGGCCTTCGATCGCTTCGACCTCCAGGCCGAGGATGCTGACCATGCCACTGGGCGACGCCTCGGCGGCGTCTTGCATGGCCGACCCGCGCTCGGCGACGACCCGCAGGCCGTCTTCAAAGCTCATGACGCCGGCGAACACCAAGGCGGTGTACTCGCCGAGGCTCAGCCCCGCGGCGGCCGCGCAGTCGGCCACGATCTCCGGCGCGTCGAGCTTGATCCGTTCGAGCGCGGCGAGGCTGGCCACGTAGATCGCCGGCTGGCTGTAGGCGGTCGAGTCGAGCTGGTCGGCGGGACCCTCGCTGCAGAGCTGCAGCAGGTCGTAACCGAGCTGCTGCGAGGCGCGCTCGAACAGCTCGGCGGCCTGCGGCAGCTCGGCCGAAAGCTCGGCGGCCATGCCGACTGTTTGCGCGCCCTGCCCGGGGAACAGGAATGCCGTCTTCTCGGCCATCGAGTGCCTATGAAGTTTGCGTGCGGATCGAATCGTGGGCGCCCCCCCGGTGGGGGCGACGGCTTGATGCGGAGCGTCGGAAAGCCCCGCCTCGATCACTCGGCTTCGATGACGGCGCGGCCCATGTAGTGGCCGCAATTCGAGTTGGGGCACACCACGTGCGTCGGCGCCATCGTGCCGCAGCGCGGGCACGCGTGCAGCTGCTTGGCCTTCGGCTGATCGTTCGCACGACGCTTGCCGCTGCGGTGGTTCGAGTGCTTACGTTTGGGGACAGCCATGGCGCCAGCCCTAGTCGGGGAGGAAAATGGTCGGAAAGCGGCGGGCCTGATGGCCAGGCGCCGACGGGATGTACGGTACGATCGTCTGTCGGCGAGCAGCGGGCCCGGCCTTGCGGCGGCCCCCTGGGGAAGCCGTCAAACAATCGTGAAGCCCGCCAGCGTAACGCCCAGCCCGCCAGCGTGTCAATGCCCGGCTAGGGACTGCCGTAGGTGGGGGCGAGCCGGCGGGCGTAAGCCCCCCCTCGGGGCGAAGCGGCTCGGAGAGAGGCGGGCAACGAGGCCCCGCTCAACCGCCCCCCCAACTGTCTAGAACGCACGAACGATAGCCGTAGCGTTGTTTTCGCCTGATCGACGCCGAATCACACCGCCGCACACGCTACGCATCCGTGCGATTCGCACGAAGTCCTGTTCTCACTCCAGTACAAGCCCTCCGCGGGCTTACGCCCTGCGGCTCGCCGTGGAAGCCTGGGGCGCCGTTGCGTTGACGCGGCGTGGCGCCGTTTCTTAGGATTCCGAATAAGCATCTGCTGTCGCGGCGACGATCCGTCCGGCGATGGGCTAGAATAACGCTTCGACGCTTCCAGCAATTCTCACGCCCCCACCGGGGGTCTGATCAGCCTAGCTACCCCACCCTCAGGGCCCCCCAACATGCCACTCTTCGAGGTGGAGACCAACAGCCACATCGTGATCACCTGGGCCGAAGACGCCGACGCGGCCACGGCCGTCGTGACCGAGAATTTTCCGAGCGACGCGGTCCTGCGGCTCACGAAGCGGCCACGCGACACGTGGGTGATCTCCAAGGCGGCGCTCGGCATCCCGAGCAAAACCGACCCCTGCCAGACGGCGCGTGAGTGCCTCTCCCGCGCTGAGGGCGACAAGGTCCACGCGATCCGTCTCTACATGAAAGAGAAGGGCGTCGACCTGGAGCAGGCCCGCAAGGTGATCGAGTCGAACATGGTCATCGGCTGGTGAGCCGAGCCCCGCTCGCATCCGATCGCGACCACCCATCTTGGCCGCGTGTCGCCCCGTGCGGTTCCGCAGTTTGGCTACCGAATCGCCCGTGTGCCTTCAGCGGGCCTCAGCGGTACGACGTTGGCGAGCCGTAGCGATCGCCCGACGTGGTATTCGGGTAGGGCGACGCGGCCGGTGTGCTGGGGTAGGCGGGCGTTGTCGCGCCGCTTTGAGGCGTGCTCGGCGCTGAGGTCGACGGGTAAGCGTTCGACGGCGCGGAGTTTGTCGGGGCTGAGTTCATCGGCGTCGAGTTCAACGGCGTGGAGTTCATCGGAGCGGAACTCGATTGCGCGGAGCTCGACGGGTAGTTGGGCGTCGTGGGCAACGAGGCAACGCTGACCGACGGCTCGTAAGAGCCGGTGCCGCCCGGCCGGTAAGCGCCGGGGGCCGAAGCCAGGCGGATCTCGCTGACCGCGGGCGGCGCGGCGGGCGACGCTGCGGCGGGTGGGGTCGTCGGTATCGCGGACACACCGGCGGCGGCCGCGTAGCGGTCCGTAGGAGCGGGCGCGGCCGGAGCAACCGGGCTGGTCGCCACCGCGGCGGGAGATGTCGCCGGGGCCGTGGCCACCGGCGTCGTGCTCGGGTAGGGAGTGCTCGTGGCGTAGCCGTAGCGTCCGCCTTCGGGCGCGGCGGCGGGCGTGTTGCTCGCCGGCGGGGTCGAGGGCGGCGTCATCGGCGGGACGCTGGGCGCCGCCGCCAAGCTGTAGCGATCGCCCGACGGCGTGGCGGGACCACTCGGCGTGCTGGTGGCCGGTGCGGAGTTCGCCGCGGCGTAGCCGTTCGGGTCGTAGGGGCCGCTGCTGGCGGCGGTGTTCGTGGTGGGGTAGGCGCTCGGCGCGGCGCTGCTGGGCAGCTGGGGCGAGCTGGTGGTTGGGTAGGGCGTCGCCGAAGTGTTGGCTGCCATCGCGGCGACCGGGTTGGTCTCGATCCGCGGCAGCGACCCGACCGCATTGTCGATCGCCTTGGCCGTTGCAGCGCTCACCGAGTCGACCGACTGGTGGGCCGATCCGGTCGCCTGGGCGAGGGTGGTTTGGGCCGATTCGACGAGCGGCGTGGCCGACTCGCTGGGCGGCGCCGGGGCCGCTCGGGCCACGAGGGCGGCGTCTTCGGGCGCGTTGCGCCAGGGGGTCATCCAGGCCCAGCGTGAGCCGCCCGATTGGCAGCCGGTCGAGGCCAGGCAGGCGAACGAGAGCACGAGGCAAACGCCGCGGGCGATTGTGGCGTGGCGGTGGTCGGTGTGATTTCGCATGGCTTCCGTGCCCCGCTTCGGTGGCTTGTCTTGTAGGTGTTTAGCTAGCGTCGTCGGCCGTGGGCGCGACGCGTGGACTCTCTATGGCTATCTCGGCTCGCCCGATCGGATCGGTTCACCCGTTCAGGAGAATCGGATCAGGTTCCCATGCCGGCGCCGCTGGCGCCCGACGCCGCGCCGATCCGTGGCCGAGCTATAGAGAATGGGCGGGGGGCGCGGCAAGAGCGGTTGCTACTCGCCACGCCACGAACCCACAAAATCGCGAACCCACAGAACCGAAGCGCCGGGGCTTGAGCCGGAGGGCGCGGGGCGGTGAGCCGGAGGGCGTAAGCCCCCGGTGGCTTGAGGTGCGGGTGGCGCCGTGTACCCGCTACGCTCGGGGGGGCTTAAGCCCCCCGGCTCGCCATTTACTGGAGGCGGGGCCATAAAAAAAGCCCGGCGCGACCATGGCGTCGCGCCGGGCTTCTAGTCCATTAATCAGCAGCGGTCACTTCGCGGCGGCGTACAGCTCGCCGACCTTGGCCCAGTCGACCACGTTCCAGAACGCGGCGATGTAATCGGGACGCTTGTTCTGGTACTTGAGGTAGTAGGCGTGCTCCCAGACGTCGATGCCGAGGATCGGGGTGCGGCCTTCCATGTAGGGGTTGTCTTGGTTCGGCGTGCTCTCGACCTTGAGCTTGCCGCCCTCGACGCTGAGCCAGGCCCAGCCGCTGCCGAACCGCGTGGCGGCGGCGTTTGCGAAGTCTTCCTTGAATTTCTCGAACCCGCCCAGCTCGGCGTCGATCGCCGCGGCCAGGTCGCCCGAGGGCGCCCCGCCGCCCGAGCCGCTCAGCGTGACCCAAAACAGCGAGTGGTTGGCGTGGCCGCCGCCGTTGTTGCGCACGGCGCCCTGCTTGTCGGCGGGCACGCTGGCGATGTTCTTGCAAAGGTCCTCGATCGACTGCGAGCCGAGGTCGGTCCCCTCGATCGCCGCGTTGAGCTTCGTCACGTAGGCGTTGTGGTGCTTGTCGTGATGGATCTCCATCGTCTTCGCGTCGATGTGCGGTTCGAGCGCGTCGAACGCGTACGGCAGGTCGGGCAGGGAGTAAGCCATGGCGGGTGAAGCTCCTCGGGTCGGAGTGGTTGAGAGCCGGCCAAGCCGCTTGTGCGGCGGCCGGCTGGGAGAGACGCTTGCGGCGCAACCGGGGTCGCCGGTCGCTCGACCACAGCTTATCGCAACCCTCGTGCCGGCAACAGCGTCGGTAGAAACCGGCGGCGCCGTGGGCGGGCGGCCCTGGCGGCCACTCCCCGGGAGAATCGAGCGATCAAAGAGAGGCGCCCGCCGTGCGGCTGGCTCCGGTCGGGGCGTTCAGCCTCCGATAACGCGACAGCAGACGATCGAGCTCGGCCCGCTGGCCGTCGATCGCTCGCAGCTGCGCCCGGATCTGTTCGAGCGTGTCGTCTTCGGGCCCCGAAGCCTGAGCGGGCAGCTCGGGCAACGCGCCGAGTCCGGCGTGCGGCTTGGCGTCGCTGGGGGCGAACGTCTCGCTGGCGAACGCCTCGTCGAGCGCCTCGGGCGAGTGACCCTCGTGGGTCGACTGAGCAACGAGCCGGTGGGCCTTGCGCACCGCGTCGGCGCGGCTGCTGCGGCGGAGACTGATTTCTTGGGTGCTGGTGCGCATGGCGTGCGTGTGGGGAGGGCTGTC
The Pseudobythopirellula maris DNA segment above includes these coding regions:
- the fabG gene encoding 3-oxoacyl-[acyl-carrier-protein] reductase; this encodes MSEQPNRRVQVDLSGQTALVTGASRGIGKAIALALGAAGAKVGCIARSADKLAETVEEITSAGGAAEAFPCDVTDESAVTALFEKVIEEWGQLDIMVNNAGITKDGLLPRMTADDWDAVISTNLRSVFLFTKAASQAMMRTRRGRIINISSVSGLMGNPGQANYSASKAGVVGFTRTVAKELASKRRPITVNAICPGFIASDMTETLGEALQEAIKQNVPLQRLGAAEEVADGVLYLASESGAYVNGHVLTIDGGMTA
- the fabD gene encoding ACP S-malonyltransferase, translating into MAEKTAFLFPGQGAQTVGMAAELSAELPQAAELFERASQQLGYDLLQLCSEGPADQLDSTAYSQPAIYVASLAALERIKLDAPEIVADCAAAAGLSLGEYTALVFAGVMSFEDGLRVVAERGSAMQDAAEASPSGMVSILGLEVEAIEGLCEQAAGGETLRVANLLCPGNTVVSGSTGACERVAELANEAGAMRVVPLAVAGAFHTELMQPAVERLSAVLADVELKAPRLPVVSNVDAGVHDDPDEIRDLLVRQVCSPVLWEASMRRLTGEMGVGSFYEIGPGRVLRGLLKRIERKTPCESVPA
- the rpmF gene encoding 50S ribosomal protein L32; the encoded protein is MAVPKRKHSNHRSGKRRANDQPKAKQLHACPRCGTMAPTHVVCPNSNCGHYMGRAVIEAE
- a CDS encoding DUF6793 family protein, whose protein sequence is MPLFEVETNSHIVITWAEDADAATAVVTENFPSDAVLRLTKRPRDTWVISKAALGIPSKTDPCQTARECLSRAEGDKVHAIRLYMKEKGVDLEQARKVIESNMVIGW
- a CDS encoding superoxide dismutase yields the protein MAYSLPDLPYAFDALEPHIDAKTMEIHHDKHHNAYVTKLNAAIEGTDLGSQSIEDLCKNIASVPADKQGAVRNNGGGHANHSLFWVTLSGSGGGAPSGDLAAAIDAELGGFEKFKEDFANAAATRFGSGWAWLSVEGGKLKVESTPNQDNPYMEGRTPILGIDVWEHAYYLKYQNKRPDYIAAFWNVVDWAKVGELYAAAK